The Vanessa tameamea isolate UH-Manoa-2023 chromosome 8, ilVanTame1 primary haplotype, whole genome shotgun sequence DNA segment GGATGGAACAGCGCTATCGCTATGGTACCTATACACTAAACACTTGTCAAATATCTTACTTGTAAAATATCACATAGTTGGGTATATGTAggtattagattttatttcatttttttattaaataattgattgagCGAGATTTGAACTAATTTTATCAGAAACTACTTAGTAATAGTCTTATCTTATCTAACCCACATTTGGTTATGCCACTAATGTTAATCATTACCAACGCAGTATTTGTCTTCAACGAagataacaatacaaaaaatcgATATTGTACGaagatattatgtatgtttttgtttatgtaatccTAATTATAAAGTAAGCAATAAGCATGTTTTCAGgtgcaaattttaattttttattacgtgtAAAAATGTTTACCTACAAATTATAAACCTAAAGGAAcataagaattttataaatgcgtatTGCTGTAgccgtattttaattttaaattttgttgctGTCAGGTCTGTGGAGACGTCAGCGTATGGAAACCATCAGACACGACTCCCCTCACCGCGGTGGCCGTCACTAAGATAGTCGAGAGCGTTCTTGTCAAGAACAACATCCCGGGGGCGGTGGCCGCGCTCTGTGTAGGTGGGAAGGACATCGGACAGACGCTCGTGCGTGATCACAGGATGAAACTAGTGTCTTTTACTGGAAGCACCGCAGTAGGACAGGAGGTAattaatgtagttttatttactaagttTAACTTTATGTTTGTCATACCGTTAATTTATTAAGACGATCGCATTGAATGCCTTTACTTGGGCACCAACTTCGAATCCGGCCACAGAAAAATTACTCgttttttctgttaaaaaaatttcTGCAGTAATCCGGAGATGGTTAGTTGACGATTTTGGTAAAGTATGTCACGACTAGATTTGATCTTTTGATCGTCAGTCATCCCACGAGAATATGAGAATGAGTGATAACATAATAAAACGTTCACGTCATGTAGGTCGGTGTGGAGGTACAGAGGCGTTTCGGCCGTCACCTGCTGGAGCTGGGCGGCAACAACGCGATCGTGGTGAACTCAGACGCCAACGTGGAGCTGTTGCTGAACGCGGCTCTGTTCGCGTGCGCGGGCACGGCCGGCCAGCGCTGCACCACCACGCGGCGGCTGCTCGTACACGAGCGGGTGAGGGGCAATTCCGTCATTATTGAACATCTTCTAGTATTGCAATAAATGCAGACGTATTCGCTTTTCTTGACTGattatgatgttattttaaatttttttaaggaatagAGTATCTGGTTTACTTCTGTACTgtcaattaaacataaataacaatttcgaAACAGCTGTTCCCTGAAGTAGTATCAAGGTTGAAGAAGGCATACGCGAGTGTGCTGCCTAAGATTGGTGATCCCCTGCTGAGCGAAACCTTGATTGGCCCGCTGCATACGCCTACCGCCGTCGAAGCCTACAAAAGGACAGTCGCTGAAGCTGTCAAGCAAGGAGGAACGATTGAGTTCGGAGGAAAAGTAAGACGATTGGCTTGAACTAAAACGTTACGAATATTCAAGTGTTCTATAAAACATTAAAGCCATTAGGATAGGATAGGATTTACTATTAGTCAGGACTATAAAGTTTCTATGTTCCTCTTGTTTAAAAAACTCAAAAAGGCTAGCAAgtcgtaaattttattaaatttaaaattaagccaCTATGGAGTAACAAAAAGTGAATCCAATTTTTGTTTCTGATCTAATTAATGCAATTCGAAAGGTCGACGTAAAGGCAATGTAAAAAAGTGGTCATCTAGGGTCTCGGtgagcaataaaatatattttttttaatttagatatgtGTACAATAGAAATGGTCGaatattcaattcatttatacttttaaattatttttaaattttaattatcgatactcttaattttaagttatatatacattatatatatctcctattaaaatattacgctTTTTTATGGTCGCTTGTGATTCAAACATTATCGTGGTGATCTCTATTAATAAGATCGACAATAAATGTGGcctgatatttttttaggtaataattatttttttgtttgcatCAATggaccttttttatattaagattcaATAATTCACTTCTTTCAGGTTATTGAGCGTGAAGGATACTTCGTGGAGCCAACAATAATAACGGGATTGCCCCACGACTCCCCGCTCGTGAAGTCGGAATGTTTTGCGCCCATCGTATACTGCATCAAGATCCCCGACCTGGACACCGGCATTCAGTACAACAATGAAGTCGACCAGGGTTTATCGTCCAGTCTTTTCACTGAAAATTTGGCCGACGTATTTAAGGTAACACCAATCACCCTTTACCAATATATACTGTCATTCTGAAATTACTTCCTGTCTCAGCAATCAATTcagaaatgaatatataaacataagaaTAATgactataatttacaattttgaaataaatatcacttACGTTTTGAGATATTTATGCGTTATTTATACATtagagaataaattataaatgtcattaaTGATGACCATTCACtcatagttcataatatttataagggaAAATGGCTTTAATGGTATAAATTAAACTACTTTCTACTGAATAGTTCTCTAAATGTTAATTGTCTTGCAGTGGATTGGACCCCACGGCTCGGATTGCGGCATTGTTAACGTGAACATCCCGACAAATGGCGCGGAAGTGGGCGGAGCCTTTGGCGGGGAGAAGGCTACGGGTGGTGGGCGAGAGTGCGGCTCCGACAGCTGGAAGAACTACATGCGCCGTTCCACCGTCACCGTCAACTACTCCGGCACCATCAAACTTGCTCAGAATATTCAGTTTGGAGATTAGTgatttgacatttcgtatatactTTTCCACGAGTGCATTTCTATATTGAGAGGTTGATATGGGACAATATAtcgacaaaattatttaaatatacttttttaagatattttttgttccaATGAGTATTTGcagcattttatattaatttatgaagcTTAAAGCTTATTTAACTAATCATATTCAAAGCTCGACTGTAAGCTAGGTGAAGActgataaactttaaaataaatgtttcttataaaaaaaatgttttaattttcccaattgcattttatatttacaatatttaaaaacatgcctatttattttaaaaaatcattgatattGACAATTTTCGgtcatattgttttatatttcatgattCTACATGATGTATCCTCCATAGGTCGACAGCAATGTCTCTAGTTTGTTGTCTATGGAATTTGTAAGTTGCTGGTAAGTTGTATCGAAGTTCTGCAATAACACTTCCTTTTACTCCCcattctttaattttcttttgtatatgtGTTCTGTAAGAAAATGGcgaattataaatagaattacagcttattttcattcattaattcagtaattaattttaccataaatttattgtattaacattGTAAATTATGTCTTTTAATCTTAAATGTAACTATATGTTTGTATTCATACATCctcaagtatattaaataaacaaatgcttacaataaatattgaattatttagatTGTTTGAGATGGCCAATGATATCAGTTatctttatacatacatatgtataacaaaattgaaaggactaagtttataataaatataaaaattacatcgtaaaccaattaataattataaactcctagaaattatgaaaaatcaaacaacaataaaacaCTCAATATTTAGATAGTTCAATTTAGGTATAGTATCTTATATGTTAAGTTAGTTAAatgtctttataatttaattcaaattagtcCATAACAAACCATATGCACCATTCATTAATTTCACACAACCTATACtcttactaaatttattattaactaattccttcatttaataaattatccagtaacatatacaaacttattgtattaatttaatatgcttgattgtaattaattacCAACTAATACCTTGTTGATGATTTGTGTAAGGAGTAAACACTGTCACAAGTGAGATCCAAACCCATCCTGAGAAACTTCATATCTATACCAGCATTATTTTTAGTACCAAACGGTGGGTTCATTAAAActgaatcaaaataattttcccatctaaaatataattggtgtaaattaatatttacattaatatcttACTAGCAACCAGCAGTCTATGTAACTTGCAAGAACTACTTCAAAAACCTCTTTTTGGTCTTGACCTTAACGAAgctaattcaaaaaaaaaaacattcatatacATGTTTAAACAAACTATCcttattcttttataatatatgcagATTTGTTTTTATGACAGCAACTGAATGGGGAAAGTCCAATTGATCCAAGGTATAGTAATAGAATTATATCTTTTAGGTTTTTGGATCTGTggttgtttttttctttaattggctttattattcaaaacaatatatcaaaatttaaataaataatctatgctTGTGATACATACCTGCAATGTTTTGAATTGAGAAAATCACATTGAACGGCATCAATGGTAGGAATTTCCATTTCTTCAATGTTTTCTTGTAATACCTCTAAGGCACCATCATCAATGTCCATCGCTACAACCATTCCTGCTCCCAATAGTGATGCACCAATGCCCAACATACCGGGCCCACAACCAGCATCTAGGACTAACTTATTCTCAAGAGCTTCATATTGAGTCTACATATTGGAGAAATttaggttttaatttattaaatatggttAATTTATGTCTGTACAATACTTATTAGCTTtctttaatagtaaaaatatgtttgaattaatgtttatgaacattttttatgttcataGAACTATAAAGTAACTCTGgggaatataaaattaactcacTGTTGGCATTGAATCTTATATCTTATAGCCCATACCAACTTTCAAATTCCATTTGACATGTTATTGTTTGTTATGcttgaataatttatgttattcattATAAACTGGCCTAAAAGTAGTATTTTGAATGTTGGTAAACTTATTattgaaacttaataattaGTTAAGTGGCACAGTGTTGTATATAAAGTTGGTTTAATCAAGAATTGTTATAAGAGCATAACATAGCAAGAGATATTAGCTAATTACTTGGCTTAGGTAAATTTAAGGCATGTTTTATTATCCTAACACCTTTGATCGGAAAGTTAAGATACTTCAtcttaataaacatacatattaataataaataatatcagtataagCTACAAAACACAGACCTGCATGGTGTAAAGAGCCACAGCAGCTATATGTGCTGGTGTTTCATATTGTTCAAGCTCTATTTTAGGTTCTGAAAATCCAGAAAGGGCACCTAAATGACCCTCAAGAGTTTTCAGTTTCATAAGTGCAGACATATTAATTTCACTTATTATCGAATCTCGGTAGAACTGGTAGTATTTGGTTACCAAAAGAAGAATCTTGTGAAACAAAGTAACCACAAGATGTTGCGTTTGCGTGCTGTAAAGCAGCTCTATGActtgtatttacaatattagcttcAGGTAGTTGTGGAAAACCCTGAAAAACggcaaacataaaatttaacctattataaaaacaaattataaacattattattttagtaacagTATTAGgacttcatttaaattttttattaaattcactcACAGCTGTAGCAGAAAGGGGAGGAATAGAGCACATAGGCAGCTGGCTAACAGGACTTGGTTGAGCCAAGGAAATAGTAGTGGCAGTAAGAGGCGCCACAGCTCCCTGCTTCAACAGCATCTGCTTTTTAAGCTGAAGTTCctctaatatttttctattagttagttctagaaataaatatataaagaacttAAATTATGTTTCCTGCCTAGACATTGCTTTATAATAAGGTAAACAAAAACCTCACTAGCCTCTTTGTGCATTAGGTTGAGGAAACGCCatctaatacaataaataacccagatgtaaaataaatcatataaaattaagcaaACAGACACTGTTTTTcagataaatacaaataattcgtAAACAGTGGAAGTCATTATCTTTCACGTTTGTCATTTACCGATTACTTGTGCCTTGTGAGACTGTGAGTTGTGATTTTTAACGTAGTGTAGTAAAATGTAGTGTATAAATACTCTTTGGTGATTATTTTCCCACTGAGCTGTCATCTGTCAAAACTTATAATTCAATTTGACATTGACC contains these protein-coding regions:
- the LOC113399857 gene encoding putative aldehyde dehydrogenase family 7 member A1 homolog, coding for MTGLLMNRVLCRRVIALPLRLPMARNASTYLIDDPKYSFLKDLGLEKNNVGVFNGKWKANGQVIQSYSPANGKIIAEVQSASQADYEFCATAAQDAWHTWAEMPAPARGEIVRQIGDALREKLQPLGQLVSLEMGKILPEAIGEVVEYIHVCDLALGLSRTLPGTIFPSERPGHVLIEKWNPLGAIGIITAFNFPVAVFGWNSAIAMVCGDVSVWKPSDTTPLTAVAVTKIVESVLVKNNIPGAVAALCVGGKDIGQTLVRDHRMKLVSFTGSTAVGQEVGVEVQRRFGRHLLELGGNNAIVVNSDANVELLLNAALFACAGTAGQRCTTTRRLLVHERLFPEVVSRLKKAYASVLPKIGDPLLSETLIGPLHTPTAVEAYKRTVAEAVKQGGTIEFGGKVIEREGYFVEPTIITGLPHDSPLVKSECFAPIVYCIKIPDLDTGIQYNNEVDQGLSSSLFTENLADVFKWIGPHGSDCGIVNVNIPTNGAEVGGAFGGEKATGGGRECGSDSWKNYMRRSTVTVNYSGTIKLAQNIQFGD
- the LOC113399858 gene encoding rRNA N6-adenosine-methyltransferase Mettl5, translating into MSALMKLKTLEGHLGALSGFSEPKIELEQYETPAHIAAVALYTMQTQYEALENKLVLDAGCGPGMLGIGASLLGAGMVVAMDIDDGALEVLQENIEEMEIPTIDAVQCDFLNSKHCRWENYFDSVLMNPPFGTKNNAGIDMKFLRMGLDLTCDSVYSLHKSSTRTHIQKKIKEWGVKGSVIAELRYNLPATYKFHRQQTRDIAVDLWRIHHVES
- the LOC113399801 gene encoding SOSS complex subunit C codes for the protein MHKEAKLTNRKILEELQLKKQMLLKQGAVAPLTATTISLAQPSPVSQLPMCSIPPLSATAGFPQLPEANIVNTSHRAALQHANATSCGYFVSQDSSFGNQILPVLPRFDNK